In Calidithermus timidus DSM 17022, the following are encoded in one genomic region:
- the pcaH gene encoding protocatechuate 3,4-dioxygenase subunit beta produces MSHHESPSRVLDWSVQPPYLYSPYVATVRRAPHHPLVPLPASLLERTGPVYGEGDIGPLDHDLTQNAAKNGAPLGERIIVTGRVLDESGRGVPGVLIEIWQANAAGRYIHKNDQHDAPLDPNFVGAGRTLTDDQGYYRFITIKPGAYPWRNHHNAWRPAHIHFSLIGRNFSERLVTQMYFPGDPLLKYDPIYQGIPNIKARERLISSFDLETTRPEWALGYRFDIVLAGFERTYFEEEH; encoded by the coding sequence ATGAGCCACCACGAGAGCCCAAGCCGCGTGCTGGACTGGAGCGTCCAGCCCCCCTACCTCTACAGCCCCTACGTGGCCACCGTGCGCCGGGCCCCCCACCACCCTCTGGTACCCTTGCCGGCCTCGCTATTGGAGCGCACCGGCCCGGTCTACGGCGAGGGGGATATCGGGCCTCTAGACCACGACCTGACCCAAAACGCGGCCAAAAACGGCGCACCTTTGGGTGAGCGGATCATCGTGACGGGCCGGGTACTCGACGAGAGCGGCCGGGGGGTGCCGGGGGTTCTGATCGAGATCTGGCAGGCCAACGCCGCCGGTCGCTACATCCACAAGAACGACCAGCACGACGCCCCCCTCGACCCCAACTTCGTGGGGGCCGGCCGCACCCTGACCGACGACCAGGGCTACTACCGCTTCATCACCATCAAGCCGGGGGCCTACCCCTGGCGCAACCACCACAACGCCTGGCGGCCCGCCCACATCCACTTTTCCCTGATTGGGCGTAACTTCAGCGAGCGGCTGGTAACCCAGATGTACTTCCCCGGCGATCCTTTGCTCAAGTACGACCCCATCTACCAGGGCATCCCGAACATCAAGGCCCGTGAGCGGCTCATCTCGAGCTTCGACCTCGAGACCACCCGCCCCGAGTGGGCCCTGGGTTACCGCTTCGACATCGTGCTGGCCGGTTTTGAGCGCACCTACTTCGAGGAGGAGCACTGA
- the pcaG gene encoding protocatechuate 3,4-dioxygenase subunit alpha — translation MRPQSPSQTVGPFFAFALVREGGNILVNEETQGEHILLRGQVLDGDEQPVDDALVEIWQADAQGRFRHPADPNYALADPHFRGFGRSGTASGGFWFRTVKPGPVPPSPVPCIAVRVFARGMLIHAVSRVYFSDHDNTQDPLFASLDPERRETLVAERQLTPAGVVYRWDIRLQGPHETIFFDL, via the coding sequence ATGCGTCCCCAGTCGCCCAGTCAGACCGTGGGCCCCTTCTTCGCCTTCGCCCTGGTGCGCGAGGGGGGCAACATCCTGGTGAACGAGGAGACCCAGGGCGAGCACATCCTCCTGCGCGGGCAGGTGCTGGATGGGGACGAGCAACCGGTAGACGACGCCTTGGTGGAGATCTGGCAGGCCGACGCCCAGGGGCGCTTCCGCCACCCCGCCGACCCCAACTACGCCCTGGCCGACCCCCACTTCCGCGGCTTTGGCCGCTCGGGCACCGCCTCGGGGGGCTTCTGGTTCCGCACCGTCAAGCCCGGCCCGGTGCCCCCCAGCCCGGTGCCCTGCATCGCGGTGCGGGTCTTCGCCCGGGGGATGCTCATCCACGCGGTGAGCCGCGTCTACTTCTCCGACCACGACAACACCCAAGACCCCCTCTTCGCCAGCCTCGACCCAGAGCGCCGGGAGACCCTGGTGGCCGAGCGCCAGCTCACCCCCGCGGGCGTGGTCTACCGCTGGGACATCCGGTTGCAGGGGCCGCACGAGACCATCTTCTTTGACCTCTAG
- the pcaB gene encoding 3-carboxy-cis,cis-muconate cycloisomerase, which yields MAYLPQESRLLGRVFGDPEMAALFSDERGLGAMLEVEGALAWAQAELGLIPPEAAQAIERAIAGFTPDWEALAQATERDGVPVAGLVSALRRAVGAPYERYLHYGATTQDILDTALVLRLREALALLEGRLRGVLRHLLKLAQRHLHTPMAGRTHAQQALPIPFGFKVAGWMAPLLRHLERLGELKGRLLVVQLGGAVGTLAALGEEGPRVQEALARRLGLGLPPIPWHTARDNLAELAGWLSLLSGSLGKMAQDILLLAQSEVGEVRESAQEGRGGSSTLPQKSNPVQSEVVVAAARANAALLAALHQAQIAEHERATHAWQLEWLTLPSMFAHAAAALKQALELCQNLVVDEARMRANLAASQGLLLAEALQFALAPHLGMEPAKALLREAVRVARAEGRHLVEVVRERAEVPLPWDSFREEAYLGAGPHFAARVLAWAQDLLREEA from the coding sequence ATGGCCTACCTACCCCAGGAAAGCCGACTCTTGGGCCGGGTCTTCGGCGATCCGGAGATGGCCGCCTTGTTCTCGGACGAGCGGGGGCTTGGGGCGATGCTCGAGGTCGAAGGGGCCCTGGCCTGGGCCCAGGCCGAGCTGGGCCTGATTCCCCCGGAGGCCGCCCAGGCGATTGAGCGGGCCATCGCGGGCTTTACCCCCGACTGGGAGGCCCTGGCCCAGGCCACCGAGCGCGACGGGGTGCCGGTGGCTGGGCTGGTCTCGGCGCTGCGGCGGGCGGTGGGGGCCCCCTACGAGCGCTACCTGCACTACGGGGCCACCACCCAGGACATCTTGGACACTGCCCTGGTGCTGCGGCTGCGCGAGGCCCTGGCCCTTCTGGAGGGCCGCCTGCGCGGGGTACTTCGCCACCTGCTAAAGCTGGCCCAGCGCCACCTCCACACCCCCATGGCCGGGCGCACCCACGCCCAGCAGGCCCTGCCCATCCCCTTCGGCTTCAAGGTGGCGGGCTGGATGGCCCCATTGCTGCGGCACCTGGAGCGGTTGGGGGAGCTAAAGGGGCGGCTTTTGGTGGTGCAGCTTGGGGGGGCGGTGGGCACCCTGGCCGCCTTGGGCGAGGAGGGGCCCCGGGTGCAGGAGGCCCTGGCCCGGCGGCTGGGGCTGGGCCTGCCCCCCATCCCCTGGCACACCGCCCGCGACAACCTGGCCGAGCTGGCGGGCTGGCTCTCCTTGCTCAGCGGGAGCCTGGGCAAGATGGCCCAGGACATCCTGCTTTTGGCCCAAAGCGAGGTGGGCGAGGTGCGCGAGAGCGCCCAGGAGGGGCGGGGCGGCTCCTCCACCTTGCCGCAGAAGAGCAACCCGGTGCAAAGCGAGGTGGTGGTGGCTGCGGCCCGGGCCAACGCGGCGCTTTTGGCGGCCTTGCACCAGGCCCAGATCGCCGAGCACGAGCGGGCCACCCACGCCTGGCAGCTCGAGTGGCTCACTCTGCCCTCCATGTTCGCCCACGCCGCCGCCGCCTTGAAGCAGGCCCTCGAGCTCTGCCAAAACCTGGTGGTGGACGAGGCCCGGATGCGGGCCAACCTGGCCGCCTCCCAGGGGCTCTTGCTGGCCGAGGCCCTGCAGTTCGCCCTGGCCCCCCACCTGGGGATGGAGCCGGCCAAGGCCCTCTTGCGCGAGGCAGTGCGGGTGGCCCGGGCCGAAGGGCGGCACCTGGTGGAGGTGGTGCGGGAGCGGGCCGAGGTGCCCCTCCCTTGGGATTCGTTCCGGGAAGAAGCCTACCTGGGCGCCGGGCCGCACTTTGCCGCGCGGGTGCTGGCCTGGGCCCAGGATTTGCTCAGGGAGGAAGCTTGA
- a CDS encoding 3-oxoacid CoA-transferase — protein MKKVPQITPEEAAAMVKDGDVLLVGGFGMTGNPVHLLHALAERPVKNLVYVANNVGEAGLGGGRLLRNGQIKKAIGSYFTSNPEAVQAALRGELEVELIPQGSLAEALRAGGAGLGGFYTPTAAGTLLAKGRETRVIGGKEYVFVEPIRGNVAFIRAWKADTAGNLVYRMTEQNFNKAMATAADLVIAEVEQIVPVGALDPNHIHTPGCYVDYLVEAKMTPELLGSSASVEGSKKADPKRLAMARRALQELKPGDVVNLGIGIPTLVADLITPEMGIILHTENGMLGVGPAPEDGGAMDYPVNAGKIPVTALPGASYFDSADSFAMIRGGHVDVAIMGGLQVDEQANLANWAVPGKPLLGVGGAMDLASGAKKLIITMTHTNPDGSPKIVPECDLPLTARNAVDLVITELAVFGYPEGQLTLLELMPGASLEEVRAKTAARFIAKL, from the coding sequence TTGAAGAAGGTACCCCAGATTACCCCCGAAGAGGCCGCCGCCATGGTCAAGGACGGCGATGTGCTCCTGGTGGGCGGCTTTGGCATGACTGGCAACCCGGTGCACCTGCTGCACGCCTTAGCCGAGCGCCCGGTGAAGAACCTCGTCTACGTGGCCAACAACGTGGGCGAGGCCGGGCTGGGCGGAGGGCGGCTTTTGCGCAACGGGCAGATCAAGAAGGCCATCGGCTCCTACTTCACCTCCAACCCCGAGGCGGTGCAGGCCGCCTTGCGGGGCGAGCTCGAGGTGGAGCTCATACCTCAGGGCTCCCTGGCCGAGGCCCTGCGGGCCGGGGGGGCGGGCCTTGGCGGGTTTTACACCCCTACCGCTGCTGGCACCCTGCTGGCCAAAGGCCGCGAGACCCGGGTTATTGGTGGGAAGGAATATGTCTTCGTCGAGCCCATCCGGGGCAACGTGGCCTTTATCCGGGCCTGGAAGGCCGATACCGCGGGGAACCTGGTCTACCGCATGACCGAGCAGAACTTCAACAAGGCCATGGCCACCGCCGCCGATTTGGTCATCGCCGAGGTGGAGCAGATTGTGCCGGTGGGCGCGCTGGACCCCAACCACATCCACACCCCCGGCTGCTACGTGGACTACCTGGTGGAGGCCAAGATGACCCCGGAGCTGCTGGGCTCCTCGGCCTCGGTGGAGGGGAGCAAAAAGGCCGACCCCAAGCGCCTGGCCATGGCCCGCCGGGCCCTGCAGGAGCTCAAGCCGGGCGACGTGGTCAACCTGGGCATCGGGATTCCCACCCTGGTGGCCGACCTGATCACCCCCGAGATGGGCATCATCCTGCACACTGAGAACGGCATGCTGGGGGTGGGGCCGGCCCCGGAGGATGGCGGGGCCATGGACTACCCCGTCAACGCGGGGAAGATTCCCGTCACCGCCCTGCCCGGGGCCAGCTACTTCGACAGCGCCGACTCCTTCGCCATGATCCGCGGCGGGCACGTGGACGTGGCCATCATGGGAGGGCTCCAGGTAGATGAACAGGCCAACCTGGCCAACTGGGCGGTGCCGGGCAAGCCCTTGCTGGGGGTAGGGGGTGCAATGGATCTGGCCTCGGGGGCCAAGAAGCTCATCATCACCATGACCCACACCAACCCCGACGGCTCCCCCAAGATTGTCCCCGAGTGCGACCTGCCCCTCACCGCGCGCAACGCGGTGGACTTGGTGATCACCGAGCTGGCGGTGTTTGGTTACCCGGAAGGGCAGCTCACCCTTTTGGAGCTGATGCCGGGGGCGAGCCTGGAGGAGGTGCGGGCCAAGACCGCGGCCCGGTTTATCGCTAAGCTGTGA
- a CDS encoding DUF4032 domain-containing protein, with product MEREIVNPNNFAKQRASSEAETLARRVFFHDFLHRLRGQPNDLLPFDAVSRLRPKGEHYLGLRTIEVDKIVGSVDRYGDFDEHFLPKEPHTIERWTRLREAQLEGTEFPPIEVYQVGGAYFVKDGNHRTALAKAQGQHYIDAYVIALDVPVDLSPEDTLKDVILKGEYAHFLEQTKLDRLRPDHEPILFSKAGRYDVLLEHIRTHQYFMGLDQKRHVTWEEAVVDWYDKLYAPTVQEIREQKLLKNFPGRNEADLYLWVSDHRYYLSQALGHDIGAEEATLSAQRTAPRGPLSRALEWVSGLFRRRGFEGALNVDGR from the coding sequence GTGGAGCGGGAAATTGTTAACCCCAACAATTTCGCCAAGCAACGGGCCAGCAGCGAGGCTGAGACTCTGGCTCGGCGCGTATTTTTTCACGATTTCCTGCACCGCCTGCGGGGTCAGCCCAACGACCTTTTGCCCTTCGACGCCGTCAGCCGCCTGCGCCCCAAGGGTGAGCACTACCTGGGCCTGCGTACCATCGAGGTGGACAAGATCGTAGGCTCAGTAGACCGCTACGGCGATTTCGACGAGCACTTTCTGCCCAAGGAGCCCCACACCATCGAGCGCTGGACCCGCCTGCGCGAAGCCCAGCTCGAGGGCACCGAGTTCCCGCCCATCGAGGTCTATCAGGTGGGGGGGGCCTACTTCGTCAAGGATGGCAACCACCGCACCGCTTTAGCTAAGGCCCAGGGGCAGCACTACATCGATGCTTACGTGATCGCCCTGGACGTGCCGGTGGACTTGAGCCCCGAAGACACCCTCAAGGACGTGATCCTCAAGGGCGAATACGCCCACTTCCTCGAGCAGACCAAACTCGACCGGCTTCGCCCTGACCACGAGCCGATCCTCTTTAGCAAGGCTGGGCGCTACGACGTGCTGCTCGAGCATATCCGCACCCATCAGTACTTCATGGGCCTCGACCAGAAGCGCCACGTGACCTGGGAAGAGGCCGTAGTCGACTGGTACGATAAGCTCTACGCCCCTACTGTGCAGGAGATTCGCGAGCAGAAGCTGCTCAAGAATTTCCCTGGCCGCAACGAAGCCGACCTTTACCTATGGGTCTCCGATCACCGCTACTACCTCTCGCAAGCCCTGGGCCACGACATCGGCGCGGAGGAGGCCACCCTCTCGGCCCAGCGCACTGCACCCAGAGGCCCCTTGAGCCGGGCGCTGGAATGGGTGAGCGGCCTGTTCCGTCGCCGCGGCTTTGAGGGGGCGCTAAACGTCGATGGCCGATAG
- a CDS encoding GntR family transcriptional regulator, whose translation MTEFQRPSSVREAAYLHLRESILSGILSPGTRISEPGLAESLGISRTPVREALQRLSQEGLVELSPGRGARVRVITPQEVREVYEVRALLEAEGARLAALNATRAELEALEERLQTLDRIPAEEYAEQMRVDFEFHSLLMEASHNRTLARIYQDLRSGLALVRAHQQTLSQHPKTREQHHQILKALQQREAEQAARAARAHVLYFMEIVLEAAQRQGGKEWT comes from the coding sequence GTGACCGAATTTCAGCGTCCCAGCTCGGTGCGCGAGGCGGCTTACCTGCACCTGCGTGAGTCCATCTTGAGCGGGATTCTCTCGCCGGGGACACGCATTTCCGAGCCGGGGTTGGCCGAGAGCTTGGGCATCAGCCGCACGCCGGTGCGGGAGGCCCTGCAGCGCCTGAGCCAGGAGGGGCTGGTCGAACTCTCGCCGGGCCGGGGGGCCCGTGTGCGGGTGATCACGCCCCAGGAGGTGCGCGAGGTCTACGAGGTGCGGGCCTTGCTCGAGGCCGAGGGGGCCCGGCTGGCGGCCCTCAACGCCACGAGGGCCGAGCTCGAGGCCCTGGAAGAACGGCTGCAAACCCTCGACCGCATCCCTGCCGAGGAGTACGCCGAGCAGATGCGCGTGGACTTCGAGTTCCACAGCCTGCTGATGGAGGCCAGCCACAACCGCACGTTGGCGCGGATCTACCAGGACCTGCGTTCCGGGCTGGCGCTGGTGCGCGCGCACCAGCAGACCCTCTCCCAGCACCCCAAGACCCGCGAGCAGCACCATCAAATCCTCAAAGCCCTTCAGCAGCGCGAGGCCGAGCAAGCCGCAAGGGCTGCCCGGGCCCACGTGCTCTACTTCATGGAGATCGTGCTCGAGGCCGCCCAGCGGCAGGGAGGAAAAGAGTGGACCTAA
- a CDS encoding proline dehydrogenase: protein MDLTQSYRSFVLAIAQNETFKKLVMTRGKNFSRRFVAGDTLEEALAAVDALERDGVHAILDLLGEMVTSEAQSRGFQAEIIRLVQALGARPYPRYVALKLTQLGLDLSEDLAFSLMADILAEARKVECFVRIDMEDSPRVDATLRVYRRLREGGFDNTGVVLQSYLKRTERDLEELLPLKPAVRIVKGAYKEPAEVAFQDKRIIDSQYLLLAKKALEHGLYTAIASHDPRIIAEMKRWTAERGIGKERFEFQLLYGVRRDEQKRLAAEGYTVRAYVPYGTDWYPYLSRRIAERPENLIFVARSLVQG, encoded by the coding sequence GTGGACCTAACCCAAAGCTACCGCTCGTTCGTGTTGGCTATCGCCCAGAACGAGACCTTCAAGAAGCTCGTCATGACCCGCGGCAAGAACTTCTCGCGCCGCTTCGTGGCTGGGGATACCCTCGAAGAAGCCCTGGCGGCGGTGGATGCGCTCGAGCGTGACGGTGTGCACGCCATCTTAGACCTGCTGGGCGAGATGGTCACCTCCGAGGCACAGTCGCGCGGCTTCCAGGCCGAGATCATCCGGCTGGTCCAGGCCTTGGGCGCTCGACCTTACCCGCGCTACGTGGCGCTCAAGCTCACCCAGCTAGGTCTCGACCTCTCCGAAGACCTAGCTTTTTCGTTGATGGCCGATATCCTGGCCGAAGCCCGCAAGGTCGAATGCTTCGTGCGCATCGATATGGAGGACAGCCCCCGCGTCGATGCCACCTTGCGGGTCTACCGACGGCTGCGTGAGGGGGGCTTCGACAACACCGGGGTGGTGTTGCAGAGCTACCTCAAGCGCACCGAGCGCGACCTGGAGGAACTGCTGCCGCTCAAGCCCGCCGTGCGCATCGTCAAGGGGGCTTACAAGGAGCCCGCCGAGGTGGCCTTCCAAGACAAGCGCATCATCGACAGCCAGTACCTATTGCTCGCCAAGAAGGCCCTCGAGCACGGCCTTTACACCGCCATTGCCAGCCACGACCCCCGCATCATCGCCGAGATGAAGCGCTGGACTGCTGAGCGAGGCATCGGCAAGGAGCGCTTCGAGTTTCAGCTGCTCTACGGCGTGCGCCGCGACGAACAGAAGAGGCTCGCCGCCGAGGGGTATACCGTACGGGCCTACGTCCCCTACGGCACCGACTGGTACCCCTACCTCTCCCGCCGAATCGCCGAGCGCCCGGAGAACCTGATCTTCGTGGCCCGCAGCCTGGTGCAGGGGTGA
- the pruA gene encoding L-glutamate gamma-semialdehyde dehydrogenase, whose product MTPEPYRPEPVETFLTPEPLAAMHKALVEVKAQLGRHYPLIIGGQKVDTARKVVSTNPSDPAQVVGTTAMASAAEADAALEAAWRAFASWKKWPQEDRSRLLMKAAHIMKRRQRELEAWLVYEIGKNYLEAAAEVAEAIDFLRYYATQALKYAGGAPVAPFPGEDNEAFYIPLGAGLVIAPWNFPIAILCGMIMGPVAVGNTVVAKPAEDTVIIAAKLFEIFEEAGFPPGVVNFLPGEGAEVGAYLVAHPKTRFINFTGSLEVGLKINEAAAKLAPGQIWLKRVFLELGGKDGIIVDETADLEAAALGTVQSAFGFQGQKCSAASRLIVVDKVADLMVERVVERAQKLRVGPAEENPDMGPVASAQQENTIGKYLEIGQDEGKLVLGGHRLEGSGYFFEPTVFDHVSPDARIAQEEIFGPVLSVIRVPDFDAALEVANGTRFGLTGGVYSRSRERLERARREFHVGNLYFNRKITGALVGVQPFGGFNLSGTDTKAGGPDYLLNFLQMKSVTERY is encoded by the coding sequence ATGACCCCCGAACCCTACCGCCCCGAACCCGTAGAGACCTTCCTGACCCCCGAGCCCCTGGCCGCCATGCACAAGGCGCTGGTGGAGGTGAAGGCCCAACTGGGCCGCCACTACCCGCTCATCATCGGTGGGCAGAAGGTGGACACCGCGCGCAAGGTAGTCTCCACCAACCCCTCCGACCCCGCGCAGGTGGTGGGCACTACGGCCATGGCTTCCGCCGCCGAGGCCGATGCCGCCCTCGAGGCCGCCTGGAGGGCCTTCGCAAGCTGGAAGAAGTGGCCCCAGGAAGACCGCAGCCGCCTGCTGATGAAGGCCGCACACATCATGAAGCGTCGCCAGCGCGAACTCGAGGCCTGGCTGGTCTACGAGATCGGCAAGAACTACCTCGAGGCCGCCGCCGAGGTGGCCGAGGCCATCGACTTCCTGCGCTACTACGCGACCCAAGCGCTCAAATACGCGGGTGGCGCGCCCGTGGCCCCCTTCCCCGGCGAGGACAACGAAGCCTTCTATATCCCCCTGGGTGCGGGCTTGGTGATTGCGCCCTGGAACTTTCCCATCGCCATCCTCTGCGGCATGATCATGGGCCCGGTGGCGGTGGGTAACACCGTGGTGGCCAAGCCCGCCGAGGACACTGTGATCATCGCAGCCAAGCTCTTTGAGATCTTCGAGGAGGCCGGGTTCCCGCCGGGGGTGGTCAACTTCCTGCCGGGTGAGGGGGCCGAGGTGGGGGCTTACCTGGTGGCTCATCCCAAGACCCGCTTCATCAACTTCACCGGCTCGCTCGAGGTGGGCCTGAAGATCAACGAGGCCGCCGCCAAGCTCGCGCCGGGCCAGATCTGGCTCAAGCGGGTCTTCCTCGAGCTCGGCGGCAAGGATGGGATCATCGTAGACGAAACCGCCGACCTCGAGGCCGCCGCGCTGGGCACCGTGCAGAGCGCCTTCGGCTTCCAGGGGCAAAAGTGCAGCGCGGCCAGCCGCCTGATCGTGGTGGACAAGGTGGCCGACCTGATGGTCGAGCGCGTGGTCGAACGAGCCCAAAAGCTCAGGGTGGGCCCCGCCGAGGAGAACCCCGACATGGGGCCCGTCGCCAGCGCCCAGCAGGAAAACACCATCGGGAAGTACCTCGAAATCGGCCAGGACGAGGGTAAGCTGGTGCTGGGCGGCCATCGCCTGGAGGGCAGCGGCTACTTCTTCGAGCCCACCGTCTTCGACCACGTATCCCCCGATGCCCGAATTGCCCAGGAGGAGATCTTTGGCCCGGTGCTCTCGGTGATCCGCGTCCCCGACTTCGACGCCGCGCTCGAGGTTGCCAATGGCACCCGCTTCGGCCTCACCGGTGGGGTCTACTCGCGCAGCCGGGAGCGGCTCGAGCGGGCCCGCCGCGAGTTCCACGTGGGCAACCTCTACTTCAACCGCAAGATCACCGGTGCGTTGGTGGGCGTGCAGCCCTTCGGTGGTTTCAACCTCTCCGGCACCGACACCAAGGCCGGCGGCCCCGACTACCTGCTCAACTTCCTGCAGATGAAGAGCGTCACCGAGCGCTACTGA
- a CDS encoding HD domain-containing protein, whose product MRAFLPSLCQPDDAWALERLSPEEAPLYRAMDARDREHALEVAQTLLSRHPDAPDYAVRAALLHDSGKASRPYYPLERILVGLYSPKVPAEPLKGGLYGAWQVRQHHPEYAARHIRDERVAAIVLEHHRPQSLWGKRLHEADQEF is encoded by the coding sequence ATGCGAGCTTTTCTGCCCTCGCTGTGCCAGCCGGACGACGCCTGGGCACTCGAGCGCCTTTCCCCCGAGGAAGCCCCGCTCTACCGGGCCATGGACGCACGCGACCGCGAGCACGCCCTCGAGGTGGCGCAAACCCTGCTCTCCCGCCACCCCGACGCCCCGGACTACGCGGTGCGGGCCGCCCTGCTCCACGACAGCGGCAAGGCCTCGAGGCCCTACTACCCCCTCGAGCGCATCCTGGTGGGCCTCTACAGCCCGAAGGTCCCCGCCGAGCCCCTCAAGGGTGGCCTCTACGGCGCCTGGCAGGTGCGTCAGCACCACCCGGAGTACGCCGCGCGGCACATCCGCGACGAGCGGGTGGCCGCGATCGTGCTCGAGCACCACCGCCCCCAGAGCCTGTGGGGCAAGCGCCTGCACGAGGCCGACCAGGAATTCTAG
- a CDS encoding MIP/aquaporin family protein: MKALIAEFIGVFALVFAGVGAIHATEGGELIVVALAPGLAIALMILAVGHASGGHFNPAVTFGMLITGNIKLGPAIAYWVSQFLGGLAAATLLAGLYGSEAVAKGTPAVGLGFSAPQGLVAEIVLTFFLVLVIFATALHQKLPVAAFAIGLTIVMAIMAGGAISGAAMNPARVLGPALISGSWADHWIYWVGPLVGTAIAAVFYTQIYMTDDKEEAELPVDLSSDRSSP; this comes from the coding sequence ATGAAGGCGCTTATTGCGGAGTTCATCGGGGTTTTTGCTCTGGTTTTCGCTGGGGTTGGAGCCATTCACGCTACCGAGGGTGGGGAGCTGATCGTGGTGGCCCTGGCCCCTGGTCTGGCGATTGCCCTAATGATCCTGGCCGTAGGTCACGCCTCGGGCGGGCACTTCAACCCGGCAGTGACCTTTGGCATGCTGATCACGGGAAACATCAAGCTTGGCCCGGCCATCGCTTACTGGGTCAGCCAGTTCCTGGGTGGGCTGGCTGCGGCAACCTTGCTGGCGGGCCTGTATGGCAGCGAGGCAGTAGCCAAGGGCACTCCGGCGGTGGGGCTTGGCTTCAGCGCGCCGCAGGGCCTGGTGGCCGAGATCGTCCTGACCTTCTTTTTGGTGCTGGTGATCTTCGCCACAGCGCTGCACCAGAAGCTGCCGGTGGCGGCCTTCGCCATCGGCCTGACCATCGTCATGGCCATCATGGCCGGAGGGGCCATCTCGGGAGCGGCCATGAACCCGGCTAGGGTGCTGGGCCCGGCTCTCATCAGCGGGAGCTGGGCCGACCACTGGATTTACTGGGTGGGGCCATTGGTGGGGACCGCCATCGCGGCCGTCTTCTACACCCAGATCTACATGACCGACGACAAGGAAGAAGCCGAGTTACCCGTGGACCTCAGCTCAGACCGATCTTCGCCCTGA
- a CDS encoding HAD family hydrolase has protein sequence MVIRGVLFDRDGVLLEPNDETYDHFVHWLASYGPTPNQVMREVRRVSEKQLEKIRNLEITTPEAEKQHWLESAQSLLDNLDISSKGPTPQEIAVLWPYYRFLKPVRGVARVLRELRSQGLVLGVLSNALPSLRESLAYHGLDLSFQHFFASCRMGVAKPDPRAFEMAVAQMGLTLGEVIYVGDNPHHVETARRLGMPAYSMQSQGIPDPRNSLHLLWQLEDLLSLVS, from the coding sequence ATGGTCATACGTGGCGTACTCTTCGATCGTGATGGGGTTCTGCTCGAGCCCAACGATGAAACCTACGACCACTTCGTGCACTGGCTGGCCAGCTACGGGCCCACCCCCAACCAGGTGATGCGCGAAGTCAGGCGGGTGTCGGAAAAGCAGCTCGAGAAGATCCGCAACCTAGAGATAACCACCCCCGAAGCCGAGAAGCAACACTGGCTGGAGTCTGCCCAGAGCCTGCTGGACAACCTGGACATCAGCTCCAAGGGGCCCACCCCACAGGAGATCGCGGTGCTGTGGCCGTACTACCGCTTCCTCAAGCCGGTGCGCGGCGTAGCGCGGGTGCTGCGGGAGCTACGCAGCCAGGGCCTGGTGCTGGGGGTGCTGTCCAACGCCCTGCCCTCGCTGCGGGAGAGCCTGGCCTACCACGGTCTGGACCTGAGCTTCCAGCACTTCTTCGCCTCCTGCCGCATGGGGGTCGCCAAGCCCGACCCCAGGGCCTTCGAGATGGCCGTAGCCCAGATGGGCCTGACCCTAGGCGAGGTGATCTACGTGGGGGATAACCCCCACCACGTTGAAACGGCACGGCGGCTGGGGATGCCGGCCTACTCGATGCAATCGCAGGGAATCCCCGATCCCCGCAACAGTCTTCACCTGCTGTGGCAGCTCGAGGACCTTTTGTCACTGGTTTCCTGA
- a CDS encoding 5-formyltetrahydrofolate cyclo-ligase, translating to MELNPNDKRAAALPSSSSSKAEWRRWAKRARSRLSIPALSQQMSAHLAALLARHKVQHVLLYSAFGHEPDPAGVMEAHPARYYLPRTEGLELRVHPLPAPLVKHRYGFLEPSPTAPQVEPGVLEAVVLPGLAFDLRGYRLGYGQGFYDRFLPTVPQALWIGFIPQDLIVAALPIDPWDLPAHYLVSEQGVTAC from the coding sequence TTGGAGCTGAACCCCAATGACAAGAGGGCGGCTGCGCTGCCCTCTTCCTCCTCGAGCAAGGCCGAATGGCGCAGGTGGGCCAAGAGAGCCCGCTCGAGGCTCTCCATCCCCGCGCTTTCCCAACAGATGAGCGCCCACCTGGCCGCGCTGTTGGCTCGGCACAAGGTGCAGCATGTCCTGCTCTACAGCGCTTTCGGCCACGAGCCCGACCCGGCTGGGGTAATGGAAGCTCACCCGGCGCGCTACTACCTGCCCCGCACCGAGGGATTGGAATTGCGGGTTCATCCCTTGCCCGCGCCGTTGGTCAAGCACCGCTACGGCTTCCTCGAGCCCTCCCCCACCGCTCCTCAGGTCGAGCCCGGCGTGCTCGAGGCGGTGGTGCTGCCGGGGTTGGCTTTCGATCTGCGGGGATATCGGCTGGGCTACGGGCAGGGGTTCTACGATCGCTTTTTGCCCACAGTCCCCCAAGCTCTCTGGATTGGATTCATTCCGCAGGATTTGATCGTAGCGGCGCTGCCTATCGACCCCTGGGACCTGCCCGCGCACTACCTGGTCAGCGAGCAGGGCGTAACCGCTTGTTAG